The nucleotide sequence TTTGCTCAGGATTGCTAACATGTCTTGGTACTGATTCCTTGTTTGGGATAGGTGCTGAAGCTGGTTGTTTTGTGGCTCTGCATCTGTATTTGGCGAATGGTACTTTACTTCCTGATGTAATCGAATCCCAAAGCCAATCGGCAGTGACAATTGGAATATTCCATTCTTGAGCATGTTCAAGTTTGTCTTTGCGAAGACTGACAATAGATTTTGTAACGAGAACTGAAGACTGTGGAGTCATATCTTCGCTGTATGTACCCCCTAGTAATTCGGTAGCTTTCTTCACgtgaagaatatcaataccgGTGAAAGCTGCCGATGATATTTTCAGGTCACTAAACCCTTCTATAGGAAACTTAGGAAATGGTCTTCCTAGAACATGCTCTTTAGGCTCGAGATATTTCTTGAGGTGCAAACATCGTTCTACCCACCAGTCTGTAATTATTTCAACCTCTGAACTGTTAATGGGATACTTTGAGGgcgagagatgagatggcaCGATTATATAACTCCGTGTTCTTGAATTCGGGGCACTTAGATCAGACTCATTCCGAAGCACTTTACCATCATGTGCAACAAGATGATTTTCCAATATTTGTGTATGCTTAGCAGAAAACCCATGAATCCAAAACTGACATTCATGGAATATGCCACCTGATAGTTGGTTCGGTTCTTGAACAAGGTCAAGGGTTTTAGCTTTAAGTGGTGTCacttctttgcttttctcGAGTTGTTTATTCTCGGCTGGCTCGAAGCTATCACTGGTATCCCAAATTCCACTCCTCGACACCTGGATTTGATTGCCACTACCAACAATATCCCCCCATATACTCTGACTTTGGGTGTTCAGTTTTGTACTCGCAGTTCTGCGTAATTTTCTTTTACCCTCTTCGACACCAGACATCGATTGTTCCCTGGCCCTCTTCCTCGATGAATTTATCCTGGGCTTATTTTTGTCCCAAGAACCCTTTCCCCTCTCATCTATTGGCAAAGAAGGATCATAGTATTTCTCGTTCAGAATCATCCCTCTTTCCAAACTATCTGATAACCACTCGGCAGAGACTATCCGTAAGCCCCAACTCTTCGCTGCCTTATATTTGTTGCCCTCTGTTCGAAACGATATCAAATGTGTGATTTGTTTCGTCAAATTCCCATCATATTCTCCCCCATTCGCTTTGATCTTTCCTGCAATATCCTGCCTCTCTGCCGGGTCATCGCATCCGGTCATACTAATCCTGAGGGAGGTAAAGGTAGGTAAGGTATGTTGCCGTTCCAATAAATCCATATCTATATCATGATCATTCACCCAAAGGTTCCGAACTGTCGCAATCCAATCCGTCGTCATCGGTCGAACATCCGGTCGAAATTGGGCAACATAGTGGTATTTCGGGGTATCCCAATGCCCAACAATTAGGTGGGTAACTTCGACTGTGAGATCAGCTCGAATACTGGCACCCATCTGTTCTGCTTGAGTGTTTAACTCTGTCTAGAAATGAGCCAAATTAGCAACTGAGTTTAGATTGAGAAATGTGCCCTTGCATGTTGCAAATCATGCAAGTCTTGACCATTCAATACTTGTAAACATTGGCATGATAGACAAAACTTACACGCTTTTCATCTGGAACATTGGTGCAGCAAACAATCATGCCTTTTAGAGGTTGAGAAGCATTGTCACCTGCTGAAATATCAGGATAACCGTCATGAAGCGAAtccatttttcaaaatagcCCCAAATGTTGAATGTTcatgagaattgagaaatgTAATTTTCCACTTTGCGCGTCTCCTACCTAGTCGCGTACATCGCGGtcactttatttattttgcCCATGGTTACCGCTTATTACTAGGTTCACTTTGGCCCGTAGCCTGGTAGTCCTACCAAACGAGATTTCTCAATttacatttcaaaatatcaattcaattcaattcaaaactTGAATAGGATTTCCGAGACTTGTTTGCTTACATTGCAATCTTTGCAAGTAGCGAGTCAAGTGGTTGATGTTTTCCTACTATATCGTTGCTTGTTACTGTCGTTTTTATCAGCATAAGTatatgttgatattcaatattccatGTCCACTCTTGAAGTGTAAGACCGTTGCCTCCACTGGCAAGTAAAGAGACTCTCCAGGACTGTCTATTTCCATCTactcttcaaaattcttaAAGTCACAGGGTCTTGTCAGAGAGGAGATCAAATTTCATTTTGGGCTTCGCAAAGCTATACATCGTATCTAGATTTCGCTCTAGAATCACATTACAAGCCAGCTCTGAAATATGCTTGCTAGCTTGTAACAAAACCAGTCACCCACCTGTTTAGACCTCAACGAAAACCTGTCCAGCAACATCCATCGTCTCTCGTACTTGCGcaaattcttcatccaaaCTAGCAAGATTGACTTGGTGTATTGTTTCAGCATCGATTCCTCCCTTTGCAAATGTTGCGCACGCATCTCCGACAAGCACAACATCACCTTCATCCACAAGTCTCCCGTTCTCCATGATATCAACGATTCTCAAATTACTCGCCATGCGCGTCGATGTACTGACGCAGTGATCTGTGGTCAAACCGCAGATGATCAATTGTCTCACGCCGTTCTCCTTCAAAAACTTCTCCAGCCCCGTTCCAATGAATGCCGAGTTGACGTTCTTTGTCCAAATCCTCTCGTTATAACGAGGAGTTGCAAATTTCTGCGGGTGGACTGCAGGTACTGATTTTCCATCAACTTCTATCTGTTTGATGGGATGCAACATAGAGGTAGGACTGATACTGTGATGGTGCACATGACAAATGAGGATAGGCGATGAGGTGCTTGCCCCTAATAATTTTTCATTGTAGTCTCTAGCCCTCCCAAGCAACATTGCGATGTTTTCCTCACACTTCGGCGTGCTGCGAGTTGCAAGATCGCCAAATGCTGTTGGATGGAGAAAACCATTCTGGATATCAATTAAGATGAGTGCTGTCTTGCGAGTAGTCGCTGGCTTCATATCAATAATTGTGCCGATGTTTTCGTCTTTgtttgaatgattgatgatgatgatgctagAATTTTAGTGAGAAGCTGCTTATCTCCACTgactttatatttattgatttcacAAATCCGACCCAAGGGCGTACCATCTTATTGACTGCTGATAGCAGAATACCCGGCGTTGTGTGCTGCTTTTGATGCTATTCATAGGCACCGCTGGGGCTTGGCAAGGCGCGCCCTTTCATTGATCGGTGCGATTACATTATTTAAACGTCAGAGTCGAAGTTTGACTACGGAGTAGAGCAGTGACTCAAATTTTTAAGACTTCCCCTACTATTCACATTTCGAGTTCTCAAGGCTCTGATGAAAACTCTTGATGCGTTATTGTTGTGTTTGATAGTACATCTTCGTTGTTGGGTGGGGGTTAGAAACGAAGTCTAGCCAATCTCAGTTCATTAGAACCTTGCGAATCTAATCAGCAGCATAATTGctagaaggaaagagatgaaCTAATCCAACGCTGTAGTTTCACTCTTCTCTGTTACTAATCTCAACGTTCCCGTGCGTGTTTATGCTTTCCTTCTGGAATTCTACTAGACCTAAGAAATACCGTGTCGCGATCCTACAAAAAAGACTTCTACTCCTGAGCTAGAAGCTTTTCCATTATCTCCAGGCATCTTTATGTAATCAAGATGAACTAATTTGGCTGTGGCTATGGGGATCTTTGTGGTTGAACACAAGCTCGAGACAAGATCATCGTGTACGCTGGCCGCCCCGGTATGACGTGTGTGAATCTATTGGTGCATGAATGCAATGGAACCTCATGCGAGATAGATTGTAAGTGACGTTCCCGAACGTTTAAACGGATCGATTCTCCCCAGTGAGTGCATTTGTTTCGAAGGTTCTCCTTGAtgatatctcaaaaattaGACGGTGATATACTCAGGGAAGAAGGATTGGTACTTATTAAACTTTTTCTTCTGGAACAAGTCTAATTACTCCGAATTGAGGATGATGCAAGTGGCTTAAAAGCTCGGACTTCTACGATAGGTATCCCGCATATTGAGGGGCTAGAGGAGATGCTTGGGGTGATAAGACAGCAGTTCTTCCGATCTTTACACATGCTTTAAGATTCATGCCAAATGAGATGTTACAAAGGGTGATATCCTCTTGGCAGGTACTGGTTGCAACCTGATCTGTGCCTGTTTTGAGTGATAGGATGAGGTTATAACTGTTGAAATATGATTATGCtttcgatatcaaatccacGCGGTTTTTGTTTGGAGGTTGACCTAGAGTCTTAGAGTGCTGGGGTATACATGTCACCCTTCGTCATTGTTTCGTATGCCACTAAACAAGCCATCTGCATCTGTATGGAGTAGTTTGGATTGTGGACATgaaatttaaatcttttagCTAGACTGTTGTCGATTATTGCCAATCATAATATAGCCTtatgaaaagaaaacccTGATTTGGTATTTCTAGGCcgagaagagaatatatcAGGATGTAGAAATGGTACGTCGCAAAATCGGCACGTAGTCTGTACAACATTGGGTTTTCTGGGCAGAGTGGCAGAGTACTCTTAGTTTCAAGGCTTAGACGTCAGTTGGAAACATGCTCGCGAGTCTAATAATTCGACACGACGATATGTTGTTAATTCAACCAACGTCGAACAGTAGTTTCAGTCTTCAAAAAGTTTAAATTTGGAGGGCGAAAGAGATCCCAGATGCAAAGGATATTGGGTTGACACTCTACTTGGTATATCCATAACAAAATCCAAATACCGAAACCTCATGTGAAGAGATTACAAGGGGGCTCCTGTTTTCGGAGTCTCTTTTCTgctaaatatttttttttcttggttCTATCTGTTTGGTTGTGGATCTGACATCGAGTACTTGCATTTTTGACGGGCACCTGGGCATGAAAACTTGTATTCTAGAATCTTGATATGGAAATTGATTGCTGATTTAAGTTTCATCGAAGATGGATTGGTTGAAGCGACCAGTGCCCAATCTGTTAATGTACTCGGTATGcaaaatgataatgatagTAATGTTGTATTGACTTGAGATGGGGGATTcagaagaaagatatcatAAATATCATAGATTCATAAAAATCGCATCTACTAGATGTCTAGTGAGTGATCTAAATTTTAGAACTTCGGTGCGGTGCGGCCAGAACCCGGTATCTCGGAATGGCACTGTTCGGATATGGCGGGGACTTAGTTTCGTATTCTGCATCCAGCCACATCGTCCAGTCATCAATAGGATCATGAACGCTGTTGGAAAGGACGTCTAGATCCTCGAATGGCCATTAGTACCATCCAACGAAAAGTCCAGCGTGCACAGTATACGGTATCATGTATCATGTATCATGTATGGTAACCATTCTTGAGCATTGTCATCCTATTCCATTGTCGTTGTTGTCGTCGATGTTGTCACGTTTTGAAGATTCTCAATTggtattcaatttatatagtaaTCAGGTATGCACGCTAAGAAAAATTAAAACGCGTACAGCAGAGTTAGGTACATCATCGGCTCTTTCTAGTGTCCTAATTTTTGCACCTGGACATCACATACAGAAGTTGCTTTCATAGGTCTCCTCCGCGGCTTCCGGCACAAACAGGCACGATGCGGCGTTTAAAATGCTTAGAGATGGGTCCAAAGATTGGATTTTGACATTTGTACTCCGCAGGCCCTTACCATTCATCTCCAATGTACACTCCATTCCACCGGAACTGAGCAAGCCAGAGGTAGCAAATACCAACCTAGGCATCATAAGTAGCCACCATCATCCCGATCATTAAGCGTTTAGCTAAATACTTTCGGATTTGTTAACCTCCTCACAAGATTTCGTTGCATCccttattttcttctcctttcaatTCATTGATCCGCTGTTCGACGACTGATTTCTGCTCTGtacttcctctccatcccatcatcccGAAAATTTTGTATCGGTATTCCACAACCTGCTGACCCggtcttcatcatccaatcGTCCATTCATCGCGATATATTGTTGTATGTGGGGTTTCCAGGATCCCTAGCTGTTCaagcatcaatatcaacccTGCCAGCAGATCTTTTGCTTGAATCTCGAATACTGGGAAATAAAAGGAAACAAGCATACCGCTTCTTGCGATTTCGTAGTACAATAACGCAGTACTTTACTTCGCATTCTCGTCTACATGTGCTGGCAATCAGATATAAACCTTACTCCTTGTTTTATATGTTGCCCAAGCATCTGACAACAAACAAATTCATAGTAATCTACCCAACATTGTGAGTACCAATTCCTCAAACACACCTCCGTGACCTGGTTGTGCGACAAATTGCATCTTGAATCATGCCCCCCTCCTTTTTAAGCCCTACCGGCTTCTCCCTGCCCAAATATATTTCTGCATCACTGCTTTAAGTCTTGGGTCATCTGGTGTCAGTGCGATCTGATAtcacaatattataatattgtgCCATTGCCTCGGGGGATTCAACGAGATACTGCATCTCGAACATCACCACAGTTTGCGACTACTTTCGTTTTATTTCTTACTACCCCTCATTGAGAGACTTTATACACTCATTCAGCACATACATCTCCGGAGATATTTCTCGAGAGAATTAATCATTAATACGCAAGATGACAGGCCAAATCTCAATCCCATACTTCACCAGTCGAGGAACTGTCTACTACAACCCTCCCAGTTTCCGAGCAGACAAGACACGGAACACAACTCTTCCCATACCACCTTGCCGACCTAGACAACGTCGACCTCATTCTATACATATAACTCGTCTACCCGCAGGCTTTGTTCCGTTTGACTTGCGACCTCCATCGTCCCCACCAGAGCCCAAAAAGCCTTCCCGAACCAAATCCCAATTGAACAAGCTGGCTTCCCGGGAGAGTGCAAAGCGTGTGCTAGGTTCTGTTTTCTCACCCTTTTCATCTCAGCCTTCTTCACCAACATCCTCCGCCGCATCATCCACGAGAACACCGAGCCCGCAAGTGAGTCGTTCACAGTCAGTACGGACCAATTCGGGGGATCGTCGAAGCATATTTTCTAGAAGGGCCCAATCCAGTTCTGGGTTGGAGGCCGAGTCGGAAGGAGGAATAATGACTGGGCCTGGGCCTAGTAATATGGAAGCTGTGGGCATCGAAAACCGTCCCTTAGGAAGCAGCCAGCCGGACGTTGATTTGAGCATTAGAAATTCGAAGCCACCCCCGATAGCGAGCTTTGGGGAAAATGAGAAACCTGTTGCGTCAGGCAATGGGGTATCTGTGTATGTTCCTTTCGCTGAACCTATTGTATACCTGACTGGTTTGGATCACGACGGTACAACTCGCAATTCTGAATCCCACAATACCCTTGGGATTCTCCGTGGAAAAGTTCGACTTAATGTTACTAAGAGCGCCAAGATCAAGTCAGTTACATTGACATTTAGAGGAAAGGCGCGAACTGAGTGGCCTGAAGGTAAGCAATACTCAATTCACTTACACATTTTGATCAAGGAAGCTTACAACAATACAGGACTGCCACCGAACAGAACAGAGACTTTCCAAGAAGATTCACTTCGAACACAAGTTCTACCATTCTTCAATGCTTTGTACGAAGGTTCTGATGTCGGCTATGGCACGCATTGCAATTATTATTTACGGGATAAATCTGGGACAACTTCTGTAACCCCCCTGGATTTACCTAGCTCTGGAATATCGACATTACTCGGCGCTAGAAGTAGAGCAAGTACCCTCATTACATCAAAGGAGTCAAAGAGACTGTCATTACAGAATAATCAATCCCGTAGTTTCCAAAAGGGAGACTCTCCCAACGGCCCAACTCCTCAACAAAAAGGTTACAAAACTTTCCATCCTGGAGTATACGAATACACTTTTGAATTGCCCATTGACAATAACTCTCCGGAAACCACAAAACTCCCGATGGCTTCTGTGGTATGGCAAGTAGAAACTTTGGTTGAAAGGGCGGGTGCCTTTCGCGCCAACCTTTTTGGAGTCAAAGAAGTACCGGTCATCAGAACACCAAACATTGAGTCATTGGAATTGGTCGAACCCATCTCAATAAGCAGAAATTGGGATGACCAGTTACATTATGATATCATGATTTCCGGAAAATCCTTCCCGATTGGCTCTAAGATTCCTATAGCTTTCAAGTTGACCCCTTTGGCAAAAGTTCAAATCCACAAGATAAGGATTTATGTCACTGAGTCTATTGATTACCATAATAACAGTGGTGATATAACTAGAAAGGACAAGCAGCAGAAGAAACTTTTACTATTCGAGAAATTGGCGAACCAGGATCCCGCCAAAGAGTTTAGAAACTCTGAACTGCGAGTTCTTCGTGGGGGCGAGCTCTCTGTTTCAGAAAGAGCTCATGCGCGGGCAACTGCacagagggagagggagagaatgGCAAGACAGTTGGGCACCACCCCAGAGCCTCTACCTGAAGAGTCCAACAATATACTAGGTGATATCGACCTTGGGCTTGACCACTTTGCCGGCCCAACAGAATTGGAGATGTCAGTTCAACTGCCCACATGCGAGATGATGAAAAAAGATGAATCCAAACGCCTTCATCACGATTGTTCATGGAAGAACGCTAGGGTACACCACTGGTTCAAGGTAAACCGAATTCTCACATTAATTAGTCGCCCTTTGGAATACATTAGCTTACATTATTTTTAGATTGCTATGCGTATATCGCGCAAAGATCCTGATGACCCTACTGGTAAAAAGCGCCGccattttgagatttctaTCGATTCCCCTTTTACTATTCTCAGCTGCCACGCATCTCAAATGCAAATGGCTTTGCCTGCATACTGTGATCTCGGTGGCCCGAATGTTCGCTCTCAAAATGAGCGTCAATGTGGTTGTCCTAATGCAGCCAGTGTAGAGAATGCGCCAATAACATCAGCCTCGAGagcttcttctcttgataATCTGAGGCAGAGTCTTGGCCAGTCGACGATGGCGCGCCCAGAAACCGCCCAGCTTTTGACTAGACCACCACAAGCGCATCTTGCAATGAACACAGCAGTTCAACGACCTATTCACATGTTACGCAACCCAAGTTTTGCTGCTCCTGAATATGAGGCTGATGAACCTCCCCCACCAATGCCAACGCCACCGCCCATGTATGATCATGTTGTTGGTACGCCTAGCGTCGACGGGCTTGCTGATTACTTTACAAGATTGGCCGAttatgaggaggaagatcacacagatgatgaagatgtacAGCGAGCTTCAAATCGTGGCCGTGTGAATGTTGTTAATCCCAACACGCCAGGTGGGCGGATCGCTCGAAGCATGGACATTAATCGTGATTTTATGTTCAACGCGGCAGCTCTTAACAACAGAATGAATCGTGGTGAGGCTGGTGGCAGAAATGCCTAGACAATGACTAGATTCCACGGATCAGGCTCGGAATTTTACATGACTTTTGGACAGTAcggatatatacatacatagttGTATGGGATACGGGAAAACATGCTTGCATGGTAATTCTTTTGGGGGTTGGAAAATTGGGCCATGGTGTTTCCTGGATACCCGGTGGGATCATAATTATAAGGTTGAATATAATCATTCACTGGTTGGTCTTGGGGTGGCGGTGCAGAAACGCTCTTTTGGTCACTATCGGCGTACCTGTTGGTATTCTTGTATTTCTCTTCTGGGTAAAGCATTCTTAGCCGGGGCTTTTAGGCGGTATGATAAATGAACGAACACGATGAAACAACATGAGTACTTATGATTCGGGACGGCGTATATACCTTTGATTATTGGTTTGGTTAACGAATAGATGCATTGAGGAAATCGGGACAAGGCGGTATATATTTCAAGTACAAATGCCAAGATTGGTTACTatcatttaaaaaattattgaaagcAATGTTTGCCATTTCTGTGACGCTCTGTTTTATGTagcaatattcaaaagcTTGCGAGAAAATCATGATGCTAACGCTTTTCCACTTTGCATCTTGCAACGGCTACATGTTTTCTACATCAGTTCATGCTATGTGATTATATAACAGTACTTGATCATTAGTGCTCTTGATCAATCTTACTGATAAATCTTACAAATTTGATTCAATCTTTGAATGGCATATAAATTTGACTTCTCTTAATATCTACCCCCTAAACATGTCTCTTTTTGGAGGTCGCTTAGA is from Botrytis cinerea B05.10 chromosome 8, complete sequence and encodes:
- the Bcdpb11 gene encoding Bcdpb11, which gives rise to MDSLHDGYPDISAGDNASQPLKGMIVCCTNVPDEKRTELNTQAEQMGASIRADLTVEVTHLIVGHWDTPKYHYVAQFRPDVRPMTTDWIATVRNLWVNDHDIDMDLLERQHTLPTFTSLRISMTGCDDPAERQDIAGKIKANGGEYDGNLTKQITHLISFRTEGNKYKAAKSWGLRIVSAEWLSDSLERGMILNEKYYDPSLPIDERGKGSWDKNKPRINSSRKRAREQSMSGVEEGKRKLRRTASTKLNTQSQSIWGDIVGSGNQIQVSRSGIWDTSDSFEPAENKQLEKSKEVTPLKAKTLDLVQEPNQLSGGIFHECQFWIHGFSAKHTQILENHLVAHDGKVLRNESDLSAPNSRTRSYIIVPSHLSPSKYPINSSEVEIITDWWVERCLHLKKYLEPKEHVLGRPFPKFPIEGFSDLKISSAAFTGIDILHVKKATELLGGTYSEDMTPQSSVLVTKSIVSLRKDKLEHAQEWNIPIVTADWLWDSITSGSKVPFAKYRCRATKQPASAPIPNKESVPRHVSNPEQTISQNRGSISRSSTLPSRSSSKIRRIAPLDETAFAPLETESTPIKDEEESVPVPIHLEPESSELTPPPPSKPEPLSEIPANSHSTNPTPATNSHSSSTSRTPEENSIDISSLLAKTKRPGSSVSIPNGTSVSSDPNSKRPRQPRGKAIMGRALSNVSTTSLASSVDSTATTGPAVIYPHEESQDEMNEFMNLQGDREKVTENIPPATQLGYMDKEGEEYQMMVQGIMEGKGKEVVEREMSVVREMEKAKRGLGRKGTIGDFSNVGGTGGKGATGTRTSARNRKS